The region CATACTcctgaattcattcattcagtggCTTTTCTGTTATGTCAGGTCTACCCTCTGTGGCTGTGTCCGTTCCTGTTGCCACCAGGCAGAGGGATGGTTCACCCCAAAGGTCAAGAGGAGGAGTTGTATGTGGATATTGGGGCTTACGGAGAACCGAAAGTCAAACACTTTGAAGCTAAAGCGTCAACACGTCAGCTGGAGAAGTTTGTCAGAGACGTGCATGGGTAAGTCTCAAATGATGTACGAAATTCAGAAAGTATGGTGACATAATTTATGTCATTCagacttttgttgttttcttatgTTCATCAGgcagaaatattgtttttacatgtaTTCATGGTGCTAAAGTTGATAGTATCAATTGTTCACTAAGACTTACTAATCATATAGCATAACATAtaaagacatttacatttacaaagcaTCCCCTCTTCTTGCATTTACATGTGCTATTACACTGACACATCTGCCCTCCATATGCCAACTGCCTCTTGCAGGTTCCAGATGCTGTATGCAGATGTGTACATGGACCGTGAAGAGTTTTGGGAGATGTTCGATGGAAAGCTGTATCACAGACTGAGAGAGGAACTAGGTTGTAAGGACGCCTTCCCAGAAGTTTACAACAAAATCTGTAAATCTGCCCGACACTGACCTACAGGGACAGATCTCCTGGCTGGTACCTGACCTCAGCCCCGTGTCACAGATACGCTGAGACACTGTCGGCCTTCGCTGCAGCTCACACTTGGTGACAGCTACTATTTTTGGGATGTTTCCGCAagaagaaaaagctgttttacaCAAAGATACATTTCAGCATTCCCTGAGGTGGAATTAAGCTTTTCACACACTATTAAAAgctaaaatacatatttttggCACCCAGATTGTGTCTTTAGAGTTCTCAGATCAATGTGAAGCAGGAAcatattttaatgcttttacaccatgaatgtatttttttccccttttcatgGACATTGCTTACTTTATTCAAACCATTCTGTGTAACTTGAGAGCATattccatctttttttcccttaatgttttaaaatgtgcatgttgggcaacttttttcatgtttaactAACTTATCTAGTGTTCACTGCAGTCCTTTTGCATATTTctctttacatattttattaagAGGCCAGCCTTACTGATCATTTCCTAAGTGCTATACACATTGAAAACATGACCTCCTATTTAGCATCAAAGATATATTAAAATTCACACTTTTTGATGAATGTCAGTGAAATTTTGAGCCCTAAAAACCTATTTTGTAACTTATAGGGCACTATTTTGATATCCAAATAAGATCATTTGGACTGTATAGACTAATGAAAATtggatgaaataataaaaaacaatattcttCAATGAAAATCATTCTCCTGCTTCtttaaatatagttttaaatttaatgtaaataacAGCAGTGTAAACtccttgtttcttttatttgccCCTTTGAGACTAAGATAGAGAACATGTGGCTCATAGATTATGCCAAAtctttactattactattactacatGTTCTTCTAGGTCTTTACTAGCTCTTCATTAGACTTTAAATATACTTGACCTCTTGGCCCAGAAATCTTCACCCCACAAACCCTTTGTGTCCTTTTTCACATAAAATTACATaagggctgcagctaatggtTATTCTCATCATCAGATGGTGCTTGATTGATATTGATACTGatattaatattgatattaaaaaataaagcaggaaattgtcacatttgacaAGCTGGAACCTGAGTATGTTTGGCATTTTCTTGATAACTGACCTAAATTgcttgttgatttttttttttttttaatataccattgtagattcattttctgtggattGAAAAACTGATTAATGAACAATGTATATTGAAAGTTCAGTAGTAAACTCAATCTATTGAGATACGACTGTTTCTTGCCATCAACCGAATATTTACTTGAGGGGCGTTCACGTGAATTTTCCTAGTTGTGAAGTCATTTTTCCGATTATTCCGACACTACATGAATGCCGCAGTAAATTCACTGAAAAAGCAGAGGCGTCACCTTGTGTTTACAAACCAGATCATTGACAATAGGTCTGGCAATTCGAGTAATTTAGTGCTGCTAAACCTAGTGCACATGCGAATTGAAATGATACTGGTGGGATGTCTAAGTTTAAATCTGATCCAGATCTTACCCTATAATTATCCCAGTGGTAATTTCGCAGATAAACCCAGTAACCCCCGCCCTCTACCTGCTCCCGTCAAAGAGCACTCACTACTGTGTTTCACCAGGAAGCTTTGGAGGGGGGATTAGTGGAGCCTGTAGCTGTTGAGGAAAGTTTCCCGAGAGAGGCCAGGATCTGCCAGTGCCACTAGGAGGATCCCGGCGGCCTCACTGAGTTTTCCAGAGCACATTGTAGTTGCGGTTCCGCCTTCTTCCCCGCCGTGAGGGTGACTTGTGAAGGCTAGCAGCCAGCGGCAGGGTCGGTGTTAGAGCCAGAGACATCTGCTACAAGCTGCACGGAGTTACTGGCAAAAAAAGGTAGGCTGTACTcagtttttccacaattttaaGTACAGCTAgtaatcattttcttttatgaatGTAAAGACGTCGGttgcacaaaacacaacagagaagaaaacttATCTAACTAGAGTAATAGTGACGCTAACTTACCCTAAAGTTAGCTAACTGTTGCTAGTCCGTGTTTTATTaccttgtgctgctgctgccggtTTAAGAAATAGGTCATGTTTGCAAAGGTGACTTTGAGAAAGTATTGCCGCCACTTCAGTCAGTCGGTTTATGCAGGAGTGAAATCATTGAGCactgccttttgttttttagttcaTAGACTGTAGTTTACGCTTGCTAGCTAAAGTTAGCCGTATGTATCTTATTATTAGTGGGATGTGCACTATTGCAGTTTGATTTTCCTTATCGAGGGCTGCACACTGAGGTTAGGTCAACACGGCAACCTGGTTTCCTTGACAACAACGCCCAAGTTTCTATCGTAGATACAAGTACACCGTGTCCTGCGCTGATTATGACATGAATAGAAATTAAACTATAACCTGTTGGTTGTTTTATTAAGTTGGGAAGCTGAAGAGGCTGTCCCCGTGCCAGCAACAAGATGTGTATTGTTCTTATCTGAAGGTGTGGATGAGTACACTATGTTTCAGTCTGCATATCAGCAATCTTACAATTTAGCCCTGCGGCGGCTTAAAGTTGTTGCTccactttctcttttctccGGTTTGCTTACAATATTGTCACAATCTTAACTGTGTTTACAGTCTCTAGAGCGATCAAGTGCCCTCCAGACAAGACCGAAGCATACAGCGGAGTCCAGGCTGGAGAAGAGAGAGGTTGAGGAGGAAGCATGTCCACTGACCAGGAGCCCACATTCACAGtcaagctgctgcagctgctgctgctctccacCTACTGGGGAATGCAGATATGGGTCACCTTCATTTCAAGTtggtaccacacacacacacacacatacacacagataaacTGAAACTGAGAACAGAAAAGCAGGAAACTCAAGTGACGAGACAATGAGAGGGAGGTGTACAGAGAGTGTTTAGGATGTTTGGAAGCATCTTTGTCTCATGTCtaacttgtgttttttggtcACCGTTACATCTACATCCAGACCCAGACTTGCTGCTGTTGCAAGTTAGCTCAGTTACTACTTTTACACAAATTGACATTGGTAGGATATAAGCGTGTATATGGTGTGTCATTCATATTTCTATCTACAGCATAGACACATTGATTATTAAAGATAACCCTTTGTCAACCCCGGTGCATTGCAACATCTGAACCACAAAACCTAAGTTTCTGTCATGTTGCCACTGTGGTGTACCATTATGGCTGTGTTTGTTCAAACACAGTTTTGCAATAAATTACTTAAAACCTTAGAGCAGAGGCAAGGTAGAGAGTCTATCAAGCATTTTgattactgtatgtgtctgaAATTTAGTCAACGACTAAGGTGTATATACCCTTCAGTAAATAGACCTTCTCTCAATCttgttattttatgaatatacttgaatatttcagtctgaGTTCCAATGAGTTGTTCTGATTTCTACATTTCTGCACAGGCTTTGTGATGGACAACCAcctaaacagacacacatatggTTTTATTCAAAGTCGCCTCGTCCCGTTCTACCTCCACTTGGGTTCCGCTTGTGCCTTCTTTAACCTCACGATCTACGCAGTGTATCATCCCAGCGACATGCTGGATGACAGAGAAGCCTTTCAGGTGAGTAATTTGTTTCACATCACCATTTTGccaaaaaaacctcaaaacatattatttttattactttaacTTATTTTTGAGTATTTCTTTAACCTCTGCTTCTACTTTCCCCCTACAGATCTTCATCTTCTTTGTGTCAGTGACAGTCGCGGCTATCAATGCTCAGTGGTTTGGTCAGATGACGTCAGAGATCATGGCGGACATGCACCTCATTGAGCAGGCGTGTGGACTGGGTCAGGATATCGGCTTGTCATCGAACCGGGAAGCTTACGCCAAACTGTGTGAGACGGATGTGAAGTACAGACACCTCAGCAGTCGTTTGTGGCTGTACAGACTGCTGTCCTCTCTCTGTAACCTCTGCTGCATCGGCTGCAACTTCTACAGTCTCTGTTACATGGCTGAGAACCTCGGCACACTGTAGAGCTTTTATGTAATACGttatgtctttctgtctctctgccttgtTAGTTATGAGATGAACAGTCGGGTTGTTCTTGTGCCTTGGGAAATAATGAAAGGAGATTTTGgtcctcatttttttttgttgattttgagaCAATCATGTTCACTAAAGCTGCATTTCTGTCTTGAAGTTTGCAGGGAGACGAATCAGCTCCTGCTATGTGAGCAATGTCTCACCTTTCACCTAGTGTGGCTGCTGTGTGCAGCGCTGCGCTGTGCACTGCAGCCTGGAGAGTTCCCTGCAAGACTGCAGTATGATGCCTTACAGGAACCTAAAACATGTGGGATGTTTTTAAGAACTTGCAATATCAGAGACACCGTAGCAGGAAAAAAGCctaatgcactttttttttatttttaagcaaCAGAAAGACACCTTTTAGTAAGGAAGCTGCTGCCGCGCCGCTCAGTCTTGCTCTTCCTGTTTGGGTGGAGTTTGAATACATTGCTCACTCCAGCAGCAATCACTCTTTAGTGATTGCTGCAATCTAGTGTCACAAGTTTGTCCTGTTCACGGTATGTTACCGTAGTAGCACCTGGGGGGCTGTGTTTCACGTTTCAAAGTGAATGCTTGGACTATCTTTAGCTCTTTTGGCTGCTGCTGCAATGAAAAAGAACACTTTTACTAGTTGGTATACAATCAATACTAGTTTTCAACCCATCCAAAAACACACTGGCACCAGTGGTTTGATTATTGGTATattttaatcaatcaatcaagtttatttgtcacatgtaatcatataaggtACATTCACAATGAAATGTAATCCCATCAGTTCCTTCAATTTGTGCGTTAAAAAGAGATTTTACAGAATTTATTGGTTTTCATTAACTTTTACAGTGTTGATCTGTAAATGATGTTATGAGATTATTTCGCAGCAGGAAGTAGAGTTTATAGAGCTTTGATTTATTCCCACTTTCATCAGTGTGTCCTTGAGGAAGGCACCATGGCTGTGAAGTACATAATCAGTTTAGTTTAGCAGGTTTAATGGTTGTTGTAATAATCTGGTGGATCGTGTTGTGGCATTGATCCTGCGGGTAATATGGAGGAACATTTTTTGGGATGGGTGGAAGGATTGTTGAGACTTGCTGAGATGATGTGGGTCCAATTTGACTAAACCTCAGTGATCGTGATCGTCTGCTTGAAGACCTGAATGACATCTCTGCACTCAGTTCTTTCACATCACATCCAGGATGACCTTACAATGTGCTGCAAGGGAAAATCACATCAGATCTTAtacatagatatatatatacattggTGAAGGATTTAACAGACTTGCAAAGCTGTCAGGTCTGTAACTTGACCtcaagcattttttgatttgGTTTATAACACCTCAGTTTACTAGATGTCAGTCTCTACGTATTCAAACATTATGATCTGACTGTGCAGGAGAATTATGCAGCTATGATTATGAATTTGAAGCCAAATTATTATGAGCTGTGCTCACACTAGAGTTGTGTTCTCTCGCAGTACAGCTTTCAGGTGTGTGACAGTCCCTCCCCTTTAGGAGTGAAGCAGGAAGTGCATCACAGATTATCAGCTGTGCCTGCTGCTCCTCAGCTATATAAGCTGCTGGATtcagtcactctctctctccctgggTGTGTAGTTTATTTGGGTTAGGCTTTTcctcatgtttattttctttgttcattACACTTCACTGTACACTCATTCAAACACTCCACACAATACTGATGTTACTGATTTACATACTTTATATTGCCCTTGGTTAActtatattttgttaaataaatatttagtaaagtcatgtgtcttcctctcctccttgtCCGCCCCTTGAGCCGGGCTGTGACAGGtgtcagtgctttttttttaagtcatagTTTGAATATCTTTGTTGTTATTGACCAGAGAGGATCTGTGGTCAATTATAAATTTTGTTATCTTTTTGCACATGTCGAAATAATATTATTGAACCCCACCCTACTATGACAGCCCCTCCCTGTTGTAACCGCTGATATGAACCTTGTCTATAGATGTGTTTGTGAAGTGTTGTTCTTCTAGTTAGTGTTGGCCTGTAATACACATCTGTGTGAACCAAAGTTTTAAGAACAGCCTTCAACACAAAAAGCACTTCTGTAATCAAAGCAGAGGCAGCTGAGTACAGATTTCTCTTATATGGTCAGACTGGACTGATGAAGGTGCTTATTATGTGCCCGTTCAGGGTCACAGTGCTACTGGCAAAGACAATGCAATATTACTAGTTGTTTTATCTGCacctttcatttttctttgctgttaGCTTAGCCAGCTTAAATTCATAGGAAATTTGAATGCAagtcattttgtctataaacaTTAAAGTGGCATTTGGGTATCAAATTTTAGTAGACTTTACCTTCACTTGTAGATATTTATGCCAGTTTCTTTATGTTTGAGAAGTGTTTAATACTGAATGTAAAGACTTGCCCTCTTTAAATGTTTGCCTTAAGACcagtgaggtcagaggtcatgagCTGTTAATG is a window of Thunnus thynnus chromosome 8, fThuThy2.1, whole genome shotgun sequence DNA encoding:
- the si:ch211-121a2.4 gene encoding transmembrane protein 205 → MSTDQEPTFTVKLLQLLLLSTYWGMQIWVTFISSFVMDNHLNRHTYGFIQSRLVPFYLHLGSACAFFNLTIYAVYHPSDMLDDREAFQIFIFFVSVTVAAINAQWFGQMTSEIMADMHLIEQACGLGQDIGLSSNREAYAKLCETDVKYRHLSSRLWLYRLLSSLCNLCCIGCNFYSLCYMAENLGTL